One region of Gemmatimonas sp. UBA7669 genomic DNA includes:
- a CDS encoding ATP-binding protein, with translation MSTSLAELERWLNAPREDEHLEFKEAKVSFEFQKALDYCVALANEGGGKLVLGVSNARPRRIVGTAAFPDVQHAREQAWQVLRRRIDVEEIIHPEGRVVVFHALSRPRGEALQRDGRYLMRAGEQLVPMSFDRLQQIAAESEPDFSAGAVAQVGFDALDAVAVENFRSVWATRSGNPAVRSLSTAQLLSDAGLFVGGSLTRAALILLGSEDALRQHLAAAEVIFEYRSSDGSLPYQQRLEFRRGFFAWYEELWERINLRNDRQMVLDGLFRVELPTFDEAVVREALLNAISHRDYRRPGSVFVRQFPRRLEIVSPGGFPPGITPENVLDRQEPRNRCIAEALSRCRLVERSGQGMDRMYERLIRNSQPRPDFTGTDDHQVRLILHGEIGNPAFVRFLEKLGAERLESFTTRDYLVLDHVQREELVPDTLRAQVKRLIDLGAIERVGRRLLLSRALYGQLGERGTYTRKRGLDHDTNKALLVKHIRENATEGSPLADLVQVLPQLGQRRVQLLLAEMRRSGEVHPRGLRRWARWYPGPDEGPEEASDSSAP, from the coding sequence ATGTCCACGTCGCTCGCCGAACTCGAACGCTGGCTCAACGCGCCTCGCGAGGACGAGCACCTGGAATTCAAGGAGGCCAAGGTCTCCTTCGAGTTCCAGAAGGCGCTCGACTACTGCGTGGCGCTCGCCAACGAGGGCGGAGGAAAACTCGTGCTCGGCGTGAGCAACGCGCGTCCGCGGCGCATCGTGGGCACGGCCGCGTTCCCCGATGTGCAGCATGCGCGCGAACAGGCCTGGCAGGTGCTCCGGCGGCGCATCGACGTCGAAGAAATCATACACCCGGAGGGGCGCGTGGTGGTGTTCCATGCGCTCTCACGTCCCCGTGGTGAAGCGCTGCAGCGCGACGGACGCTATCTCATGCGTGCCGGTGAACAACTCGTACCCATGTCGTTCGACCGGCTGCAGCAGATCGCGGCGGAGTCGGAACCGGACTTCAGTGCCGGCGCCGTGGCGCAGGTCGGCTTCGATGCGCTCGATGCCGTGGCCGTTGAGAACTTCCGCTCGGTATGGGCCACGCGCTCCGGCAACCCCGCTGTTCGCAGTCTCTCCACTGCGCAGTTGCTCTCCGATGCCGGTCTGTTTGTCGGCGGGTCGTTGACCCGCGCGGCGCTCATCCTGCTGGGCAGCGAAGACGCACTCCGCCAGCACCTCGCCGCCGCCGAGGTCATCTTCGAGTATCGCTCGTCCGATGGCTCCCTGCCCTATCAGCAGCGGCTCGAATTCCGGCGCGGCTTCTTCGCGTGGTATGAAGAGTTGTGGGAGCGCATCAATCTCCGGAACGACCGACAGATGGTGCTCGACGGTCTCTTTCGGGTCGAGCTTCCCACCTTCGACGAGGCCGTGGTCCGCGAGGCACTGCTCAACGCGATCAGCCACCGCGACTACCGCCGCCCGGGCTCGGTATTCGTTCGACAGTTCCCCAGGCGCCTCGAGATCGTGAGTCCCGGTGGCTTCCCGCCGGGCATCACGCCGGAGAACGTGCTGGATCGGCAGGAGCCGCGGAACCGCTGTATCGCCGAGGCCCTGTCCCGATGCCGGCTCGTCGAGCGATCTGGACAGGGTATGGATCGCATGTACGAGCGATTGATCCGCAACAGCCAGCCGCGGCCCGACTTCACCGGCACGGACGATCATCAGGTGCGTCTCATCTTGCATGGCGAGATCGGCAATCCGGCTTTCGTGCGCTTTCTCGAGAAGCTCGGGGCTGAACGTTTGGAGTCGTTCACCACGCGGGACTATCTCGTCCTCGACCACGTACAGCGGGAGGAACTGGTGCCGGACACGCTCCGCGCGCAGGTGAAGCGGCTCATCGATCTCGGCGCCATCGAACGAGTCGGTCGGCGGCTGCTGCTGTCACGGGCGCTCTACGGGCAGCTGGGCGAGCGCGGCACGTATACGCGAAAACGCGGGCTCGATCACGACACCAACAAGGCGCTCCTGGTCAAACACATCCGGGAGAACGCCACCGAGGGGAGTCCGCTCGCTGACCTTGTACAGGTCTTGCCTCAGCTTGGGCAGCGCAGGGTCCAGTTGCTCCTCGCGGAGATGCGTCGCAGCGGCGAAGTTCACCCGCGTGGGCTGCGGCGCTGGGCTCGCTGGTACCCGGGGCCGGACGAGGGCCCAGAAGAGGCTTCCGATTCGTCCGCGCCTTAG
- a CDS encoding restriction endonuclease subunit S, translating to MTSSWRRCSLGELLRIKHGWPFKSDSFALELTGLPIVVSIGNFDYAGGFRVGNTTWKEYRGDYPKEYELDPGDILVVMTCQTPGGEILGLPARVPDDGRTYLHNQRIGKVVISEPEAVSADFVYWLFLWRELNKELVASSSGTKIVHTAPSRIEAFEFDLPSIHEQNGIARLLWSIEAKLQSNRRMNHTLEATAAALFRSWFVDFDPVVAKAEGRRALGVSPALHERVPSAFASGLGDSLPNGWRIGTIRDLASFVNGRNFTTRASGVGRMVIRIAELGGEARGSTVFNDVAASDENIARAGDLLFSWSGSLRVARWHGEESLINQHIFKVICSTWPQWFVHHHLDFALPQFQEIAAGKATTMGHIKREHLSQVRVALPPSQVVESAADVIEPLYLRIHSNERENRTLAALRDTLLPQLLSGAIRLRDAERAVGAAV from the coding sequence ATGACTAGTTCATGGCGTCGCTGCTCGCTTGGCGAGCTGCTTCGAATCAAACATGGCTGGCCGTTTAAGAGCGACAGCTTCGCATTGGAGCTTACCGGCCTACCCATCGTGGTTTCCATCGGGAACTTCGACTATGCGGGCGGCTTCAGAGTTGGCAATACAACATGGAAGGAGTATCGCGGTGATTACCCGAAGGAGTACGAGCTAGACCCCGGGGACATACTGGTAGTGATGACGTGCCAGACGCCGGGAGGTGAAATCCTCGGTCTCCCGGCTCGGGTTCCGGACGATGGGCGCACATACCTGCACAACCAACGGATAGGAAAGGTGGTGATTTCCGAGCCCGAGGCGGTATCTGCCGACTTCGTCTACTGGTTGTTCCTGTGGCGCGAGCTGAACAAAGAACTCGTTGCTTCGTCTTCCGGGACGAAGATCGTGCACACGGCACCCTCGCGAATTGAGGCGTTCGAGTTCGACCTCCCATCGATACACGAGCAGAATGGAATTGCACGACTGTTGTGGTCGATCGAGGCGAAGCTACAGTCCAACCGACGCATGAACCACACCCTGGAAGCGACGGCGGCTGCGCTCTTTCGTTCGTGGTTTGTGGACTTCGACCCGGTCGTGGCTAAGGCCGAGGGGCGGCGAGCGTTGGGAGTCTCGCCCGCGCTACACGAGCGAGTGCCTTCGGCATTCGCGTCAGGTTTAGGCGATTCACTGCCCAATGGCTGGCGTATTGGAACCATTCGTGATCTCGCGTCCTTCGTAAATGGCCGAAACTTTACCACCCGAGCCTCTGGCGTTGGCCGAATGGTGATTCGAATCGCTGAACTGGGAGGTGAAGCACGTGGCTCGACCGTATTTAACGATGTCGCCGCAAGCGATGAAAATATCGCTCGCGCGGGTGATCTCCTTTTCTCCTGGTCGGGAAGCCTGCGAGTGGCACGATGGCACGGCGAGGAGTCGCTGATAAACCAGCACATCTTTAAGGTCATATGCAGCACCTGGCCTCAGTGGTTTGTTCATCATCACCTCGACTTTGCCCTCCCCCAGTTTCAGGAGATAGCTGCAGGGAAGGCAACCACGATGGGACACATCAAGCGGGAGCATCTGTCTCAAGTTCGAGTTGCCCTTCCTCCATCGCAGGTGGTGGAGAGTGCGGCGGATGTCATAGAACCACTGTATCTGCGCATTCACTCAAACGAACGCGAAAACCGCACCCTCGCCGCCCTCCGCGACACACTCCTCCCGCAACTCCTGTCCGGCGCCATCCGCCTGCGCGACGCTGAACGCGCGGTCGGCGCCGCCGTCTAA